The Francisella hispaniensis FSC454 genome includes the window CACAGAAGAGGCGCTATCGGTAGATTCTTTTTGGGTTCAACTGCAAACAGTATTTTGCATCAAGCAGATGTTGATGTTTTAGTTGTAAGGCTTAAATAAATAGTAATTTTTATTATTTACTATCAAAAATAAATTCTAAAAAAATATCCTAATATACTCTAAAAACTATATTTTGAGCAAAAATATATTTAAATAAAAATACAATATTTTGGGAATGATTTAACTATGAAAAAATTATTAGTACTTTTGGCAAGTTCTGCTGAATGGTATGAGTTTACCGTGTATTCATTTTGTGCTGGCTATATTGGCGCAGCATTTTTTCCTGGTGATCCATTTGTTAAGTTTTTAGCAGCTTTTGGAGCATTTGCGGCAGGGTTTTTAGCGCGTCCTTTAGGAGGTATAATATTTGGTTATATTGGTGATAAAAAAAGCCGTTCTACTGCTTTAGCATTAGCAGCATTTTTTATGGGAGTTCCTACTGTCGGTATGGCGTTGTTACCATCATATGAGACTATAGGCATTTTAGCTCCGTTATTACTTGTAGCATTTAGAATATTACAAGGTATCGCAATAGGTGGGCAATATAGTGGTTCGGTAGTTATCTTGGTAGAAGCCGAATCTACACTATACGCTAAGGCTAAGGCCGGGGTAAATGTAATTACTAGTGCTTTTGGTGGGATTTTATTAGCAATCGTGACCTTTCAGGTTACTAGGTATCTGATACCAGATGAAACTATGGCAAATGGTGGTTGGCGGATACTTTTTGGTATAGCAATTATACTGGTAGTGTTATCATTTTTTATTAAGCATACCGGTGAACAAAAAAAATCACACAAGTCTGATATTAGCTTAACAAAGATTATAATTAAAAATTATAAAAGCTTAGTTTATATGATTTTGTTGTGTTTTCCTGGTGCTGTCGTTGCGTATTTTCAGATCACGATTTTACCTAATATCATTAAGGAAATTCTCAAGCAAGTTGATGTTAATGTTGCAATACTTACAACCATTAGCATTATAATGTTTATCATTACATGTAATATTGCTGCAAGATTGACAAAGTACTTCAAAATAAAAACTATTACAGCTTTTGGTTTAGTTTTGATGATTGTATTATCGTTACCTATGTATGCCTTGTATAAGGTAAATAATGATTTATTGATAGTATTCTTTGTAGTTATGGGAGCAGTATTTGGTATATTCTATGGTAATATTATGGTGCTATTTACAGAATGCTTGCCAAGAGAAATTCGCTATACAGGTTTTGCTTTAGCTTATAATATAGGCTTTGGCATATTTGGTGGATTATTACCATTTTTATGTTTTTTCTTTGCAGAAGAAGTATCAGACTATATAGCTGTTGCGATGATATGTGTAAGTGGAATTGTTGGTTTAATAACACTATATAAGCTTGAACCAGAGAGTCTTAAAAATTCAATAATAAATACAAATGACATCGAGTAACTAATTATTTAGGTGCTATTTATGAATCATTACTTTTTAAACGAAAGTTGTTTTATCTACAGTGTTAGTGATAAATTGTCTTTAGAGGATAATCTTAAAATCTTAAATATTTATCAGTATTTTATTAAGGATAGTAGTTTTTGTCGTAAATATGCTATTTATGATATTGTTCCGGCATATAATTCGATTGCTTTTCACTTTAGTTATCAGTATATTTATGATTTAGAGAGAGCTATTTTAGCTAAAATTAGAAATATAAACCTTAGTGCTAGTATTAAGGCAAAAACTCATTATATTGATGTCAGTTATACTGGGATTGATTTGCAAAATGCCGCTGAAATACTTGGGCTAGATGTTACCGAGATTATAAAAAGGCATACTCAAGTTGAATACCATATTGCAATGCTAGGATTTAAGCCATATTTTCCATATTTGTTAGGCTTAGATCCAAGCTTAAGCTTACCGCGTTTGGCAACACCACGAAATAGAATCGCTGCAGGCTCAGTTGCAATTGGTGGCTCGCAAACTACAATTTTTCCAGAGCAGTCGCCAAGCGGATGGAATATTATTGGGATATCTGATTTCAAAGATTTTGCTAAATTTAGTCCTGGCGATAAAATAATTTTTAGGGAGAAATAATGCTTTTAATAAATTGTGATTTAGGAGAGCGGGGTGTTGCTCATGCTATTGATGATAGGCTTGTTGACTACATTGATATAGCAAATATAGCTTGTGGAGGTCATGCGGGAGATAAGGCAAGTGTTGATTACTATGTAAATCTTTGTAGAAGAAAAAATGTCAAGATTACCGCGCATATATCCTATCCAGATAAACAAAATTTTGGTAGAAAAGTGATTGATATTGACCATAGTGTTTTATGTGAATCTTTTGATCAACAATTTGCATTATTTGATGGTGAGATTAGGGCTATAAAACCACATGGAGCTTTATATAATCAGTTAAATGTTGATCAAGAACTAGCAAAAACTTTCATACAATGGTGTATTAAAAATAATATAGATGAATTGCTTGTTAGTCCTTTTGGTGTGGTCGCAGCATATGCTAAAGAAAAAGGCATAAAAACCATCAAAGAGAGCTTTGCAGAAAGAGGCTATATGCTTGATAATCATAATAATCCAATGCTAATACCACGAGGTCAGCCAAATGCTGAGATTGATGATGTGATATTAGCTGTAGAGCAATATAACCAGCTCAAACAAGGATTTATCAAAATTACTGGCGAGAAGATCACTTTTAAATCTCAAACTATATGTATACATTCAGATAGTAAGATAGCCTTAGAATTAGCACAAGAGTTGTATAAAAATAAAGGTTAAGTTTATGCAAGATATTCTCTCAACAAAAGGTGGTTTGATCTTTACTGTTTCACTACGCCAATATGGCTTGCAAGATAAAGGCATATCACCTCAAGGTGCCCAAGATCAGCTTAGTTTTACTACAGCTTATAATCTTATCGGTAAGCCTACTAATTTCGAAGCTATAGAGATGATCTACCCAGCAGAAATTACAGCTAATCAAGATGCTTTAGTTTGCTTATGTGGTGCAAGCTATGAGGATACTTATATAGATTCTCATACAAAAGTGAGCTACAATCAGGCTTTCTTACTTAACAAAAGACAGAAGTTAGAATTTAAGGGTATAAAAAAAGGTTTTCGGACACTTATTTTAGCAGTTAAAGCTGAGCCCCAAATGCAAAATTTAGTAGCTAAGACAAGATCATCACAACTTGCAAGTTATATAAGCGAGAATTACCGCAATAACCTAATAAGAGTGCTTAAAGGTCCAGAGTACAGTATCCTAAAAAATAAATCGTTTTTTGAAAATACTTGGACAATTTCAGCAAACTCTAGTCAGATGGGCTTATCATTAGATGGAGTTGCTCTTGATACACAAAAAATTGAAATGATCTCCCAGCCTGTAACAGATGGTACAATACAATTAGCTCCAAGTGGTCCAATAGTGTTGTTGCGACATCGTCAAACTGTTGGTGGGTATCCGCGTATAGCAAATGTTATAGAAGCTGATATTAATAAGCTATCACAATTTCCACCTAATACTAAAGTTAAGTTTAAACTAGTAAGTTTAGATGAGGCGATACAAGAAAATATTAGATTACAAAAACTTATCGAGTAAATATTTTTATTTTGAGTTATCTACTACTAGACCTGATTTAGGATCTAAAATCAGTTTTGGTGTTTTTTGGTTTTTATTAAAATCAAACATGTTTAAGATATTGTTTGAGTATTTATCATTACTATACTTACTAACTGAGCCAATACCCCAGTTATACTCTATAAACTTAAGTACAGATGCTTGATTAAGTAATGAATGATCAACATAGTTTGCTTTAGCATAAGGAGAAATAACAAGCATTGGTAATCTTGGACCATAACCCTGTCTTCCTTTGATATCGCTAAACTGTGATTTTGGACTGTAGACATGGTCATAATCACCATCAGAGTCATCATAAATAATTATAATTGCTGTACTATCCCAGTCTTTTGATTGTTGGATTCTATTAATAGTATTGACTAACCATTCTTGCTCATCTAGAGGGTTTGAGTAACCTCCATGACCATCTTGGTAGCCAGGAGCTTTTAAGTAACTTACAGCAGGCATATTGTTTTGATCAAGAGTCTTCCAGAATTCACTTATGTCGTACTGATGATTAGCTTGGTCATTACTACCTATATATTTTTCATCACTTGGTGCTAGATGATGAGGGTTTGACGTTTCTTCCCAGTAGTTAAAAGGCTCATGATGAGGTATATAGTCTCTTGATTTTACACCGAATTTATTAGTACTCATTGCATCACATATTGCTGTTTTACCAGAGTAGCTTGTTGGTTTGAATCCGCCTTGAAACCAACCCCAAGTAATACCTTTTTGAGTTAGATAGTGTCCAATATTATAACCATCAGTAATTTTTGCTACAGCTGTATTTGTATCACCAGATTTACTTGTACCATAAGAGCAATCATCGTAGTATGGGTTAGGATCATCAATGATATAACTATTTTCAATATTTTCTAAATTACCAGTTGGACTGATTGCCGGACCATTTGCACCAGCTATAAGGTTAAGCGCTCCAGGTGTTGAAGGACCAAAAGTTGTACCAAATGTATTATCATTTAGGGCAAAGTTTTGTGCGTAATTCCATAATGCTGTGACAGTGTTACCATCATAATATCCCATAACTTGGCCATCACAGTTTTGTTTATAGGTGCCATTATCATGACCACCATGTTCAACAAATTTGTTCATTAATCCACCATTAAAAGAAGAAATTTCTTGATGATACTCATGATTTTGTGAACAAGGTTGGAAATTTCTATCTAAGCGATAAGGGTTTTTTGTATTAGGATTGCTCTCTAATAATTGTTTTGTCAGACCATTAACATTTGGAGTATTTTCTTTGGCTACAAATTTTGGCTCGCCATCTGGATTTTTGGCATTAGGATACATCCCAAAGTATCTATCAAAAGAGTTATTCTCTTGAAATATTATAACTATGTGCTTTATTGGCGTAGTGGTTTTTAGGATATTTGCATTACTAAATAATTTTTGGAATATTTTTGCAAGAGTTCCATAATCATTTGGTTTGCTATTATTTATATCTGTGGCAAAAGTCGTTGCTGCTATACCTATACTTAAAATTCCTAAAGTAATTTTATTGAGTTTCATATGATACCTTTAGTTGTTAGATTCAAAGGAAATATTAGTAAGAAAATTAAATAAATTATTGCTAAAAAATTTTTTTTAAGAAAAAGATTTAAATATTTATATTTTTGCTCTAAAATATTTACTTTTTTATATAAAACATCAATATTTAAAATAAGAGGGTGATAATTATATTTTAGACTTCGGTGTAAAAGCAATATTTTTTTGGATATTTTTTTAAAAATGATTTCTTGTTGTTATTATCTATTTTTTTGTTATAAACTTTCAACTGTTGAATATATAAAATAAGTTAGTTAGGAGATTATATAAATGCTGCGTAAGCTGGTTAAAAAACTGATTCCAAGTCAAGATAAAATCTTTTTTGATTTAATGATAGAAGCAACAGAGGCTGTTGAAGACTCGGCTAGAATTCTTGATAAGCTAGTTAAAGAAGAAGATAATTTGACTATCTCTGAGTTATCAGAAGAGCTAAGATTAACAAGAACAGTAACAGTTGAAGTAGCTAATAAAATCGATCATGAGTTAGCGCGTTACTTTGTAACTCCTGTTGATAGAGTAGAGATACATAATATCACTATTTTGCTTTTAAAATTAAATCGAAGAATTGTTAAGATTCATCGATATATGCAAATTTTGATGGAAGAAGAGCGTGGCAATGTAAATATATACTTAGCTAATAGTGTTGAAACACTTCGCAAAATGACAAAAGTTTTAGATGATATGATGAAAGCTTTTGTCAATGGTGATAATAAAGAGCTTAAAAACCTTTATATAAGACTTACAGCCTTAGATGAGAATGTTCTAGAAGAATTAGGTCATGCGCTTAAGAAATTTTCTCATTATGAAGAAGGTGATGTAATTTTTATTATGAAAGTTAAAGATATATATAAGGCTATAGAAAATGCAATATCTACATGCACATCTATAGCAGAGTCTATTATGCGATTATATGTTAAAGAAGTTTAACTAACAAGGTAGATAAGATGATTACATCAGTGCTTATAGCCATTATTGTAATAGCATTGTTTTTTGAGTTTACAAATGGTTTTCATGATGCAGCAAATGTTGTTGCAACACCTATTGCAACTAAATCACTAACTCCTTATCAGGCAATAGCTTTAGCAGCATTTTTTAACTTTTTAGGAGCTTTCTTTGGTACAGCAGTTGCTGCAACAATATCAAAAGGACTTGTAGATACTAATGTGGTTACAGATATTGTTTTGATTTCTGCGCTACTTGGAGCGATAAGTTGGAATTTTTTTACTTGGAGCTTTGGGATTCCTTCAAGCTCATCACATGCTTTGATAGGTTCTCTAGTTGGTGCAGTGATTATTAGCTCAAGCTATCAGAATGTAAGCTATATGACGGTAGTTAATAAAGTTTTGATTCCAATGGTTACTTCACCTGTTGTGGCATTCTTTTTGGCATTGATAATATGCATAGTGCTACTAAATATTTTTATGCGATTTTTTAGGGTTAGAACTACAAATAAATACATAAGAGAAATGCAGGTATTATCTACTAGTTTACTATCTTTCTCTCACGGATCTAATGATGCTCAAAAAACAATGTCAATAATAACACTAGCTTTACTAAGTGCAGGACTTGTTAAGACTACTCAAGTTCCTGACTGGGTCATTATACTTTGTGGTGTTGCTATGGGATTAGGAACTTTGTCTGGCGGTAAAAAGATAATTAAAACGCTAAGTGCTAAGCTATCAAAACTAGAACCGGTCAATGCAGTTTCAGCAGAGTTAAGTTCTGGGATCTTAGTTTTAGGGGCTTCACATATTGGTTTACCAGTTAGTACGACTCAAGTTGCATCAGGTTCTATTATGGGTGCTGGTTATGCTGACGCTGGCGTAAACTGGAAAGTCGTCAAGAAAATGGCAATGGCTTGGATTCTGACTATTCCGGCATGTATAACTGTTACTAGTATAATATATATGGTTATTTTTAATATTTTTGGAAATTTCTAAAAGCTAGAAGAATATCAGTTATTACTAAAAGAAAAAAACTTAACATGAAAAAATTATCTTAATAATCTTCCTATTAATTATAGGTGTAATACTTAGCTTTGCTGGTTGGAAAGATGGAGGGTATTTATCTCAAGACCAACTTGTTAATACAATCGATTTAATCGGAGCGCCTCCAGCTACTGATTCTTTGGCTTTTGCTAATGACAAAGCTATATTAGAATCTACTTTTAGTATTGATAAAGACTCATATCGCTATCAACAGGCTATTTATCATGCAACTAATGATGATAGTATTATTATTGCAGATTTTAGTAAGGCTTTGGTCAAAAGATTAGCGAAAATGATACGCCAGCTATTTTCAAACTATTAAATAAAGCTACTATAGATGTAAATAATGCTAAAGATATTGCTAAAGACTTTTATAAGAGAAAAAGACCTTATGTATATTTTGATAGATAGCCTTGTGATTCTTCTGAAAATCCTAATAGTTATGCTTACCCTTCGGTACACTCAACAAGATCATGGACTTATGGATTAATTTTAGCCCAGCTGAAAAAAGTAGAGTCATTTGTGGTGTGCATTGGCTTAGTGATATTAAAGCTTCACAAACCGTAGCTATGAGTGAGTTTGCAGTATTACAATCAAATCAACAGTATAAGCAAGATTTTCATAATGCTCAAAAAGAGCTAAAATAATATTATCGACAAGTTATATTAACTTTAGTATGAATCAGAAATTCTCTGGATAAATCTTAATCCTTTGGGTTTAGGTTATAGCGGCATTTTTAGTTATTGATATAACATAACTACACCAAAGAGTAGTACGTCATTCTGTCAGGCTTGACCACGGAATCTACACAAACAATTTAGTTTTAAGCTATTTCAGTTAGTATTAGTACTACTTTTATACCTAATAGGTTATTACTATATTTTGAAAACTCTTTTATAAAAAAATTTCTCTTAGGATAGAAAAAGACTATAATTTAGCATACTCAAAAACCATCACTAACTTTAATGCAAACAAAAATAAATAAGCTTATGGTATCTATCCATTGGATTACAGTCATTCTTATAATTTTAGCTTTTGTCACAATAGAGTTCAGAAGTACTTTTGGTAAAGAGACATTATTCCATGATGTTATGAAGACGTCACATTTATATATAGGATTTTTAGTACTATTTTTGACTATTTTACGCTTGATTGTAAGAAAGTTTGTTGAATTCCCAATTATTGGTCAGAGACTTTGCTATAACAAATTTAGGGCGATAGTCGCTAAAATTGTCCATGGTTTTCTGTATGTTTGGTTAATAACTATGCCTATACTAGGTTGGTGTATAATAAGTGCAAAAGGAACTTACACAATTCCATTTGGTTTACCGTCAATTACGCCAGTTTTAGCAAAAGTTTACGTTGTCAAACTCAAGGATATCCATGAGATTTTTGCATATATTGGCGTAGCTGTGATATTTGTGCATGCGACGGTGGCTATTTCAGAATATTATATTTTAAGGTTAAGATCTAAGAAATAAATTGTTTTAAAGATATTGAACTTGTATTTTTTTGATACCGGATCTGACGATTTTTATAAGCTCTTCGGCATATTTAGAATGCTTATATACAAGTATTAAGTGCGGCTCTAATGGAAATTCTATTTCAAAGCCTTCTATTTTTACGATATTATCATTATCTTTTAGTACAGCATCATAGTAAAATTTTGGCATAAAGCCTATAGTGTTTTCACTTTTAAGTAGATTGGCTTTTTGAATTTCATTATCAACGGTAAACATAACTTTATCAAGATTGAGTTTGTAGTGCTTATCGCCATGTTTAAATTCGTTTATACCCAAAGAAAAGTCATATCTGTTAAAAACAAGTGGTGCTTCTAGTACTTTTTCAGGATTATGATGTAAATCTTTTACAAACTCTCTATTACCATATACATAAGCTGGTAGCTTAACTGCATCTACTGATGAACAGACTATCCAGTCATCAAGATCTATATGTTCAAGATGTTTATTAAATATTTGTATAACATTATAAGAATCGAACTGAAACTGACTACCATTAAGGTTGTCAACTTGGTAGCTATCAAGAGCAAAGTTAAAAGCATCATTATTTATTTGCTGTATTTGTGGTAAGGCTAGATCAATTATTATTTTGATAAATAATGGTGTACCAAGTATTTTTATCGATTGACGTTGTCTAAAACCACTTTGCTTTACATTATGGATTGTGTTTTCAAGGTCATTAAATATTTTATTACAAGAGTGAAAGTATTTCATACCATCACTAGTAGGTGATATACGATTCTGTACATTTCTTATAAGCTTAAGATCAAGATATTTTTCGAGTATCTCTATTTTATTTTTTATGGTGTTTAACTCTACATTATAGTATTTTTTCACTGAGCTATATGATCCTAACTCTACTAGCTTGAGAAAATAGCGAGTCGCTTCAATTATATCTTTATGAATAGCACTCATTGGATATGTCACTTTAGTACAGTTAGTTTATTACTGATTATAATAACATCACAGTATAATTTTCTAAAGAATTAAAAGAAACTAACAAAATTATTGATAGCTTCTCTTTCAGTGCGATAATTATTTACAGCCGCACTAGTATCTTCATAACCTATAGCTATACCACATAAAAGAATATAATCATCAAATCCTGTTAATTCTTTTTTAACTATATCTGGGTAATGACCTAAAGATGCTTGTGGACATGTTGCTAAGCCTAAATCAGTAGCAGCTAAAAGAATCGATTGTATCAGCATGCCACAGTCCATGTAGCCACTAATTCCAGTATTTGGGTCTTTAAAAATAAACATTGCAGTAGGCGAATTAAACGAAAGATAGTTCTTCTTCCATTGTTCAATACGCTGTTGCTTATCTTCTCTAGCTATACCTAGAGCATTATATAAATCATGTCCACACTTAATTGCGCGCTCTTTAAGCTTACCTTCTAAAATAACATCACCATTGTAATCATATTCCATTCGAGGTTTTTCATTATTATTACAAGCTGCTAGAATTTTATCCATTAGGTCTATTTTCTTTTGTCCACTAACTACAGCTATTTTCCATGGTTGAGTGTTTTTACTAGAAGGCGTCCACCTTGCAGCATCAAAGAGTTGTTGTAGCTTTTGTTGAGCAATCGGTTTATCTAAAAATTGCCTAACACATTTACGAGTTTTTAGTGCTTGTAGAGTTTGCATAATTTCACCAATTATAGTTTATTGTCTATGATTTGCTTCAACCTTCAAAATATATACTCTACTTTGTTTAGCTCCAAAAAGTCAAATTTTAACTAGCTAATCAACAATCTAAGCATAACTTAGGCCCATAAGTTGACAAAGAAAATACTTCTTTGTATATTTTATTTTTGCCTCTTTACAAATTTAATTTGATAAAGAGGATTATATATTGAAGTTTAAAAAGGAGGTAAATATGAATTTAGCACGAATATTTACAAAGAAAATTTCTTTATCTAAGACTCTTAGTGAGAGACCTCAGGGACTTAAATGCTTGATAAAGAATCATGCTGAAGAAAACAAAATTAAAAAATAATTTTTTATTCTAAAAGCTATATAATAGTTTCTAAACGCTCAAGGAGGATAAGAAAGTGTTTACGAAGAAATTAGCTTTTACTTATTTTATTACAGTTATATTAATTTTTAATTCTGGCTGGATTGATAGCGTAGTTTTATATAACTCTTTTGGTGCCAGTGTTGCAGTAATGTCTGGAAACTTAAGAATTCTAGGTCACAGTATAGCTGGCTCAGATTGGATCTTTATGTATAAAGTAGCAATACTTATAGTTGGGTTTGTTGTTGGAGCGGCTATAAATGGTGTTATTATGAAAACTGATACTTATGTAATATCAGAAGATCATACTAAAACATTAGTTTTACAAAGTGCCGTAATGCTTACAGGTACTTTGCTTATAGATATTTTTAATAACCATCGTGTTATTGATGATTTATTTTTAGCAATCGCTATGGGGATGCAAAATAGTTTTACCACGTTATTTTTTGGAGGTTTTGCTCGAACAACACATATGACAGGAACTACTACTGATTTGGGCATTGAGATAGGCAGGGTTCTACGTGGTAATATGGATAATCTTTGGAAGATACCTTTTTTTATCACATGTATGACAATGTTTGTAATAGGTAATGCTGTGGGCGTCATTTGGGTTCAGATTACGGGAGAGTATTTTACATTAATGCTGTTCCCTTCGGTGATACTACCTATTTTTGTTGGTATTGTAATTTTATTGACTTACAATATGAAAGTTAAGAATCACAGTCTTTAATTTAAAGTTGGTAATAAATCAAAAGAGCTCATAATTTGTAAAATAATAATTAAAATCGCAATAAATATTATAAATATCGCTATAGCAGATGTGCTAACCAAGGCTTTTTGCTTACGGTAGTTAATAACCCATAGCATCATAACTGGTAGCGCAACCTGAAGTATAGCAACAAAAATACTGGCGTAGCCTAAAGCTGTTTTAAAACCATTAGGATAAGCTATAGCATAAATATATGCTGGCAAGAAAGTTATTATAAAAGCAAGTATTTTATGTTTGTGTATATTTTCTGATATTTTATAAGTGCTGCGATTAAAATCAAATAGTCCTAGAGCTACTCCTAGAAAAGATGTTGCTAAAGCAAAAAAACCAAATAAAAAAGATATTGTTGAGATATAGCCAGAACTAGTACTAAAGTGATTGATTATCACTGAGGTTATTTCACCAGAATGCTTACCTAGTATGCCAGTTGGTGTTGCAACAGGAAGTGAACCAAGAGTAGCAAAAATCCATAATAGATAAACGATCAATGGTATTGAGCTGCCTATTATAATAGCCTGGCGTAAAGATCTTTTATTTGATCCTACATAGGTTCTAAGCGTAGGAATTATATGATGAAAACCAAATGAAGTTAGTAGTATTGGAAACGCTGCCCAAATAAAATTTGGATTTTTAATTTGATAGCTAAGATGATCTAGA containing:
- a CDS encoding MFS transporter, which gives rise to MKKLLVLLASSAEWYEFTVYSFCAGYIGAAFFPGDPFVKFLAAFGAFAAGFLARPLGGIIFGYIGDKKSRSTALALAAFFMGVPTVGMALLPSYETIGILAPLLLVAFRILQGIAIGGQYSGSVVILVEAESTLYAKAKAGVNVITSAFGGILLAIVTFQVTRYLIPDETMANGGWRILFGIAIILVVLSFFIKHTGEQKKSHKSDISLTKIIIKNYKSLVYMILLCFPGAVVAYFQITILPNIIKEILKQVDVNVAILTTISIIMFIITCNIAARLTKYFKIKTITAFGLVLMIVLSLPMYALYKVNNDLLIVFFVVMGAVFGIFYGNIMVLFTECLPREIRYTGFALAYNIGFGIFGGLLPFLCFFFAEEVSDYIAVAMICVSGIVGLITLYKLEPESLKNSIINTNDIE
- a CDS encoding 5-oxoprolinase subunit B family protein; amino-acid sequence: MNHYFLNESCFIYSVSDKLSLEDNLKILNIYQYFIKDSSFCRKYAIYDIVPAYNSIAFHFSYQYIYDLERAILAKIRNINLSASIKAKTHYIDVSYTGIDLQNAAEILGLDVTEIIKRHTQVEYHIAMLGFKPYFPYLLGLDPSLSLPRLATPRNRIAAGSVAIGGSQTTIFPEQSPSGWNIIGISDFKDFAKFSPGDKIIFREK
- a CDS encoding 5-oxoprolinase subunit PxpA translates to MLLINCDLGERGVAHAIDDRLVDYIDIANIACGGHAGDKASVDYYVNLCRRKNVKITAHISYPDKQNFGRKVIDIDHSVLCESFDQQFALFDGEIRAIKPHGALYNQLNVDQELAKTFIQWCIKNNIDELLVSPFGVVAAYAKEKGIKTIKESFAERGYMLDNHNNPMLIPRGQPNAEIDDVILAVEQYNQLKQGFIKITGEKITFKSQTICIHSDSKIALELAQELYKNKG
- a CDS encoding hydrolase; this translates as MQDILSTKGGLIFTVSLRQYGLQDKGISPQGAQDQLSFTTAYNLIGKPTNFEAIEMIYPAEITANQDALVCLCGASYEDTYIDSHTKVSYNQAFLLNKRQKLEFKGIKKGFRTLILAVKAEPQMQNLVAKTRSSQLASYISENYRNNLIRVLKGPEYSILKNKSFFENTWTISANSSQMGLSLDGVALDTQKIEMISQPVTDGTIQLAPSGPIVLLRHRQTVGGYPRIANVIEADINKLSQFPPNTKVKFKLVSLDEAIQENIRLQKLIE
- a CDS encoding alkaline phosphatase family protein, whose product is MKLNKITLGILSIGIAATTFATDINNSKPNDYGTLAKIFQKLFSNANILKTTTPIKHIVIIFQENNSFDRYFGMYPNAKNPDGEPKFVAKENTPNVNGLTKQLLESNPNTKNPYRLDRNFQPCSQNHEYHQEISSFNGGLMNKFVEHGGHDNGTYKQNCDGQVMGYYDGNTVTALWNYAQNFALNDNTFGTTFGPSTPGALNLIAGANGPAISPTGNLENIENSYIIDDPNPYYDDCSYGTSKSGDTNTAVAKITDGYNIGHYLTQKGITWGWFQGGFKPTSYSGKTAICDAMSTNKFGVKSRDYIPHHEPFNYWEETSNPHHLAPSDEKYIGSNDQANHQYDISEFWKTLDQNNMPAVSYLKAPGYQDGHGGYSNPLDEQEWLVNTINRIQQSKDWDSTAIIIIYDDSDGDYDHVYSPKSQFSDIKGRQGYGPRLPMLVISPYAKANYVDHSLLNQASVLKFIEYNWGIGSVSKYSNDKYSNNILNMFDFNKNQKTPKLILDPKSGLVVDNSK
- a CDS encoding inorganic phosphate transporter, which gives rise to MITSVLIAIIVIALFFEFTNGFHDAANVVATPIATKSLTPYQAIALAAFFNFLGAFFGTAVAATISKGLVDTNVVTDIVLISALLGAISWNFFTWSFGIPSSSSHALIGSLVGAVIISSSYQNVSYMTVVNKVLIPMVTSPVVAFFLALIICIVLLNIFMRFFRVRTTNKYIREMQVLSTSLLSFSHGSNDAQKTMSIITLALLSAGLVKTTQVPDWVIILCGVAMGLGTLSGGKKIIKTLSAKLSKLEPVNAVSAELSSGILVLGASHIGLPVSTTQVASGSIMGAGYADAGVNWKVVKKMAMAWILTIPACITVTSIIYMVIFNIFGNF
- a CDS encoding cytochrome b, encoding MQTKINKLMVSIHWITVILIILAFVTIEFRSTFGKETLFHDVMKTSHLYIGFLVLFLTILRLIVRKFVEFPIIGQRLCYNKFRAIVAKIVHGFLYVWLITMPILGWCIISAKGTYTIPFGLPSITPVLAKVYVVKLKDIHEIFAYIGVAVIFVHATVAISEYYILRLRSKK
- a CDS encoding LysR family transcriptional regulator encodes the protein MSAIHKDIIEATRYFLKLVELGSYSSVKKYYNVELNTIKNKIEILEKYLDLKLIRNVQNRISPTSDGMKYFHSCNKIFNDLENTIHNVKQSGFRQRQSIKILGTPLFIKIIIDLALPQIQQINNDAFNFALDSYQVDNLNGSQFQFDSYNVIQIFNKHLEHIDLDDWIVCSSVDAVKLPAYVYGNREFVKDLHHNPEKVLEAPLVFNRYDFSLGINEFKHGDKHYKLNLDKVMFTVDNEIQKANLLKSENTIGFMPKFYYDAVLKDNDNIVKIEGFEIEFPLEPHLILVYKHSKYAEELIKIVRSGIKKIQVQYL
- a CDS encoding nitroreductase, translating into MQTLQALKTRKCVRQFLDKPIAQQKLQQLFDAARWTPSSKNTQPWKIAVVSGQKKIDLMDKILAACNNNEKPRMEYDYNGDVILEGKLKERAIKCGHDLYNALGIAREDKQQRIEQWKKNYLSFNSPTAMFIFKDPNTGISGYMDCGMLIQSILLAATDLGLATCPQASLGHYPDIVKKELTGFDDYILLCGIAIGYEDTSAAVNNYRTEREAINNFVSFF
- a CDS encoding YoaK family protein, translating into MFTKKLAFTYFITVILIFNSGWIDSVVLYNSFGASVAVMSGNLRILGHSIAGSDWIFMYKVAILIVGFVVGAAINGVIMKTDTYVISEDHTKTLVLQSAVMLTGTLLIDIFNNHRVIDDLFLAIAMGMQNSFTTLFFGGFARTTHMTGTTTDLGIEIGRVLRGNMDNLWKIPFFITCMTMFVIGNAVGVIWVQITGEYFTLMLFPSVILPIFVGIVILLTYNMKVKNHSL
- a CDS encoding amino acid permease, giving the protein MILSRKFGAAMIISGTCIGAGMLAIPATVASCGFLIGSILIICIWGLMTFTALVLAEVNLKMDDGANFVEMTSQTLGPIGVGIVWICYVLLLYSLVAAYTVGGGSLISTTLESLGITLSEKTTGIIFILILGIFIYISTRIVDHINKIMFSGKLLAFLLLIAVLIPHISLDHLSYQIKNPNFIWAAFPILLTSFGFHHIIPTLRTYVGSNKRSLRQAIIIGSSIPLIVYLLWIFATLGSLPVATPTGILGKHSGEITSVIINHFSTSSGYISTISFLFGFFALATSFLGVALGLFDFNRSTYKISENIHKHKILAFIITFLPAYIYAIAYPNGFKTALGYASIFVAILQVALPVMMLWVINYRKQKALVSTSAIAIFIIFIAILIIILQIMSSFDLLPTLN